A part of Nesterenkonia lutea genomic DNA contains:
- a CDS encoding PepSY domain-containing protein, translating to MDSQWNNSSTLLSVAAISALALSSCASEDMDSEEDEAQPAATVTETVQAEPSDEPPADSTGEATAEADPTEEATGAPTSGQDDPLYQAVDAVTEEHPDAVVLDMDADGSTYEFTIFEDSSEWELDVDGETFEISNTEEDDVDSDDQRMAESVEIDFSEALQTAEDEGDGTPEGAELDEEDDTVVWEIELDNDTDVHVDVATGEVVRVDD from the coding sequence ATGGACTCACAGTGGAACAACTCCTCAACCCTGCTCTCGGTCGCCGCGATCTCTGCCCTCGCGCTGAGCTCCTGCGCCTCCGAGGACATGGACTCCGAGGAGGATGAGGCACAGCCCGCGGCCACCGTCACCGAGACGGTACAGGCGGAACCCTCCGATGAACCCCCGGCGGACTCCACCGGGGAGGCCACGGCAGAGGCAGACCCCACCGAGGAGGCCACCGGCGCTCCCACCTCCGGCCAGGACGACCCGCTCTACCAGGCAGTCGACGCGGTAACCGAAGAGCACCCGGACGCCGTCGTCCTGGATATGGACGCCGATGGAAGCACCTATGAATTCACGATCTTCGAAGACAGCTCCGAATGGGAGCTGGACGTGGACGGCGAGACCTTCGAGATCTCCAACACTGAGGAGGACGACGTCGACTCCGATGACCAGCGCATGGCTGAATCCGTGGAGATCGACTTCTCCGAGGCCCTGCAGACCGCCGAGGACGAAGGCGACGGGACCCCAGAAGGCGCGGAGCTCGATGAAGAAGACGACACAGTCGTCTGGGAGATTGAACTGGACAACGACACCGACGTCCACGTGGACGTGGCCACAGGCGAGGTGGTCCGCGTGGATGACTGA
- a CDS encoding plasmid recombination protein, which yields MHEVTGWTTSYRWNGVTSDNVAGLVNHHARDVDRANGVEVKHSNDRVNPALTHLNETLVNDGTGRMIFCTTSKQWLAFMKKRLAELQNTRTLKDGSVVNVAHRKDANVAVDVVMQLDPAFTGPTENMTSEKRAEVDRLMDVMIEQATTHAGPENVIGYSKHWDESSPHIQMLYVPGTEDGKLSMKQKLGGKDGQKSAQAHYAQMHDDMRESLQDAGYDATMVRVDAGRPHRKLKDFKDFKEREKAVELREVALEEREHNLSRGLSDLASMKAETRSNLDESENQLSVAIRSRSKAKNEGHAAGVAQGLTEGRAQLTREWGALNSQREAVRQQLLALEKFEREREIEWNAAIAGAKNPPPWKSFLKKLPEPYQRSYAKYAESFEKQANEVLRPKKSYEQAVAELSAKTGHWRESSDGHHAQRE from the coding sequence GTGCACGAGGTGACCGGATGGACAACGAGTTACCGATGGAACGGTGTCACGAGTGACAACGTTGCGGGCCTGGTGAACCACCACGCTCGGGATGTAGACCGGGCCAATGGGGTCGAGGTCAAGCACTCCAACGACCGGGTCAACCCAGCGCTGACTCATCTCAATGAAACGTTGGTCAACGATGGGACGGGTCGAATGATCTTCTGCACCACCTCCAAGCAGTGGCTCGCCTTCATGAAGAAGCGTCTGGCTGAACTGCAGAACACTCGCACGCTCAAGGACGGTTCAGTCGTCAACGTTGCACATCGGAAGGATGCCAACGTTGCTGTCGATGTCGTCATGCAGTTGGATCCAGCTTTCACTGGACCTACCGAGAACATGACCTCGGAGAAGCGGGCAGAAGTTGATCGACTCATGGACGTCATGATCGAACAAGCCACCACGCACGCCGGACCTGAGAACGTGATCGGCTACTCCAAACACTGGGACGAATCTTCCCCGCATATCCAGATGCTCTACGTTCCCGGAACAGAGGACGGGAAGCTCTCGATGAAACAGAAGCTCGGCGGCAAGGACGGACAGAAGTCTGCTCAGGCTCACTATGCGCAGATGCATGATGACATGAGAGAGAGCCTTCAGGACGCCGGTTACGACGCCACTATGGTGCGGGTCGATGCTGGGCGGCCCCATCGCAAGCTCAAGGACTTTAAGGACTTCAAAGAACGTGAGAAGGCTGTGGAACTTCGCGAAGTCGCGCTTGAAGAACGGGAACACAACCTTTCCCGTGGTCTTTCAGACCTCGCCAGCATGAAGGCAGAGACCCGTAGCAACCTCGATGAGTCCGAGAACCAACTTTCCGTAGCGATCAGGTCTCGCTCAAAAGCCAAGAACGAAGGTCACGCGGCCGGAGTAGCTCAGGGACTCACTGAGGGGCGTGCTCAGCTCACCCGCGAATGGGGTGCCCTCAACTCGCAGCGAGAAGCAGTGCGCCAACAGCTTCTCGCGCTGGAGAAGTTCGAGCGCGAACGCGAGATCGAATGGAACGCCGCTATTGCAGGGGCGAAGAACCCGCCACCTTGGAAGAGCTTCTTGAAGAAGCTCCCCGAGCCGTATCAGAGGTCCTATGCCAAGTACGCCGAGAGCTTTGAAAAGCAGGCGAACGAGGTACTCAGGCCCAAGAAGTCCTATGAGCAGGCTGTAGCTGAACTAAGCGCAAAGACCGGCCACTGGCGTGAGTCAAGCGATGGCCACCATGCGCAGAGGGAGTAA
- a CDS encoding recombinase family protein, which translates to MPEVRAAIYARISRDSTGESLGVERQGQDCRALAARLGWNVSAVFVDNDVSAHSGRRRPQYEAMLGAVETGQIDGILVYHPDRLHRRAAELERFVDFVEKYGVEIQTVSQGAVDLTTSSGRMVARMLGAASQHEVDRARERMIRAKKQMVETGKYRGGPRPYGFEGNGIVVRDDEAAVIRYATTAVIADRTLAAIARDLNSKGKRTSSGKEWTYSRLKEVLVRPRNAGLSARGTPQRRATRDSGRREFEVLGRAVWPAIVEESDWRTAVSKLTDPSRLRQNGNDARWLGSGLYKCGKCGSSMRTAPYGDSSKPKQERKHLYRCTSAAHLTISTDKTDEFVRAVVVELLDDSDIAARMEPGNQGLARYRKRREALRIDTRRHFDDYKAGYLSGPEYNEVKRDVESEMAQVDAQISRALSSSTTSAVLAAQNPAAAFLAAPIDTQKAIVRVLMTIEIKPVSKRGARWSSERVACMPIIPVGESQ; encoded by the coding sequence ATGCCGGAAGTGAGAGCTGCAATTTATGCTCGAATCTCAAGAGATTCGACAGGGGAGAGTCTCGGTGTCGAGCGCCAAGGGCAAGACTGCCGGGCTCTCGCCGCCAGGCTTGGTTGGAATGTATCCGCCGTGTTCGTTGACAACGATGTCAGTGCCCACAGCGGTCGTCGTCGCCCGCAATACGAGGCAATGCTTGGCGCTGTAGAGACAGGACAGATAGACGGCATCCTTGTTTATCACCCTGACCGGCTCCATAGACGGGCCGCAGAACTCGAACGTTTCGTTGATTTCGTAGAGAAGTACGGAGTTGAGATCCAGACGGTCTCGCAAGGCGCGGTCGACCTGACCACCTCCTCCGGCCGGATGGTGGCTCGAATGCTAGGTGCGGCCTCCCAACACGAGGTCGATCGTGCGCGGGAACGCATGATTCGTGCCAAGAAGCAGATGGTCGAGACTGGAAAGTACCGTGGCGGCCCGCGTCCCTATGGGTTCGAGGGGAACGGCATCGTGGTCAGGGACGACGAAGCGGCCGTTATTCGGTACGCCACGACTGCTGTCATTGCTGACCGTACGTTGGCCGCCATTGCGAGGGATTTGAACAGCAAGGGTAAGAGGACCTCGTCGGGCAAAGAGTGGACCTATTCTCGGTTGAAGGAAGTCTTGGTCAGACCACGAAATGCGGGTCTATCCGCACGCGGCACCCCACAGAGGAGGGCGACCAGGGATAGCGGTCGGCGTGAATTTGAGGTTCTAGGTAGAGCCGTCTGGCCTGCCATCGTGGAGGAGAGTGACTGGCGAACAGCGGTTTCCAAGCTCACAGACCCATCGCGCCTGAGGCAGAATGGCAACGATGCGCGCTGGTTGGGAAGTGGTTTGTACAAGTGTGGCAAGTGTGGAAGCAGCATGCGCACGGCCCCCTACGGAGACTCTTCCAAGCCGAAGCAAGAGAGGAAGCACCTCTACCGCTGTACTTCGGCAGCCCACCTAACCATCTCTACAGACAAGACTGATGAGTTTGTTCGAGCCGTCGTTGTTGAGCTGCTGGACGACTCGGATATCGCAGCGCGAATGGAACCAGGGAATCAGGGTCTTGCCAGATACCGGAAACGTCGGGAAGCGCTGCGCATAGACACGCGGCGGCACTTCGACGACTACAAAGCGGGCTACCTCTCCGGACCGGAGTACAACGAGGTTAAGCGCGACGTGGAATCGGAGATGGCTCAGGTCGATGCGCAGATCTCCCGAGCATTGAGCAGTTCAACGACCTCGGCCGTGCTTGCCGCTCAGAACCCTGCGGCGGCGTTTCTGGCGGCCCCGATAGACACCCAGAAGGCCATAGTCCGGGTTCTTATGACTATCGAGATTAAGCCGGTGTCGAAGCGCGGGGCCAGGTGGTCCTCAGAACGGGTGGCGTGCATGCCGATCATCCCAGTTGGGGAATCACAATAG
- the priA gene encoding bifunctional 1-(5-phosphoribosyl)-5-((5-phosphoribosylamino)methylideneamino)imidazole-4-carboxamide isomerase/phosphoribosylanthranilate isomerase PriA yields the protein MTDAPASSTVPALELLPAVDVADGQAVRLVQGEAGSETGYGDPLEAALNWQQQGAEWIHLVDLDAAFGRGDNRDIMARVVKELGVKIELSGGIRDDESLDRALELGATRVNLGTAALEDPEWTARAIERHGDAIAVGLDVRGETLAARGWTREGGNIWEVLQRLEDAGCPRYVVTDVTKDGTLRGPNTELLAQVCAKTKKPVVASGGISSLDDIEALAKMVSLGVEGAIMGKALYAGKFAFPDALKVAAASA from the coding sequence ATGACTGACGCTCCCGCCTCCTCCACCGTTCCCGCGCTGGAGCTCCTGCCCGCCGTCGACGTGGCCGACGGTCAGGCCGTCCGCCTGGTGCAGGGAGAGGCCGGATCAGAGACCGGCTACGGCGACCCGCTGGAAGCCGCACTGAACTGGCAGCAGCAGGGCGCCGAATGGATCCACCTGGTGGACCTCGACGCCGCCTTCGGCCGCGGCGACAACCGCGACATCATGGCCCGCGTGGTCAAGGAGCTCGGCGTGAAGATCGAACTCTCCGGCGGCATCCGCGACGACGAGTCCCTGGACCGCGCCCTGGAGCTCGGCGCCACGCGGGTGAACCTGGGCACCGCCGCCCTGGAGGACCCGGAATGGACCGCCCGGGCGATCGAGCGCCACGGTGACGCGATCGCCGTGGGCCTGGATGTGCGCGGCGAGACCCTCGCCGCGCGCGGCTGGACCCGCGAGGGCGGCAACATCTGGGAGGTCCTGCAGCGCCTGGAGGACGCCGGCTGCCCGCGCTATGTGGTCACCGATGTCACCAAGGACGGCACCCTGCGCGGCCCCAACACCGAGCTGCTCGCCCAGGTCTGCGCCAAGACCAAGAAGCCCGTGGTCGCCTCCGGCGGCATCTCCTCCCTGGACGACATCGAGGCACTGGCCAAGATGGTCTCCCTCGGCGTGGAGGGCGCCATCATGGGCAAGGCGCTCTACGCCGGAAAGTTCGCGTTCCCCGATGCGCTGAAGGTGGCCGCAGCCTCCGCATGA
- a CDS encoding SseB family protein, with the protein MSQEDPLSRDSGGSPVGNSEADSRADSGKDLPGHIAALLQRQARDDQGRPADSAGVAWEDRDLSGAGNPLHTFDGDDGRASPAVLEARERLLAGELDEAGFVNALAGQRLFVPVLAELAEEAEASPSDPHAGQSSAPVGDKQADITLISITSRDGRQTMPVFTSVDALTAWHGQARPVAAESERVMLAALAEGAELAVLDPGADFTFVLRRPAVQALAQAARWLPSYQDPELAEALGGILDLCPGVAQLQVQPGDGVSSVTADGRSVLGGGSGPELSIGVVLVPGADDVDARLALASVQAALADVQLLRERADSVQVKLVR; encoded by the coding sequence ATGAGCCAGGAAGACCCCCTCAGCAGAGACTCCGGAGGAAGCCCCGTCGGCAACTCTGAAGCAGACTCCCGGGCCGACTCGGGCAAGGATCTGCCGGGTCATATCGCCGCCCTGCTGCAGCGTCAGGCTCGCGATGACCAGGGCCGCCCCGCGGATTCCGCGGGCGTGGCCTGGGAGGATCGTGACCTCTCCGGCGCGGGCAATCCGCTGCACACCTTCGACGGCGACGACGGCCGAGCTTCCCCGGCGGTCCTCGAAGCCCGTGAACGGCTGCTCGCCGGAGAGCTGGACGAGGCCGGTTTCGTCAATGCCCTGGCTGGGCAGCGACTCTTCGTCCCGGTGCTCGCCGAGCTGGCCGAAGAAGCTGAGGCTTCTCCGTCTGACCCCCACGCGGGTCAGAGCAGCGCCCCGGTGGGGGACAAGCAGGCCGACATCACGCTGATCAGCATCACCAGCCGCGACGGACGCCAGACCATGCCGGTGTTCACCTCCGTGGACGCGCTCACCGCGTGGCATGGGCAGGCGCGGCCCGTGGCCGCCGAGTCCGAACGCGTCATGCTGGCCGCACTGGCTGAGGGTGCTGAACTTGCGGTCCTGGACCCGGGCGCCGACTTCACTTTCGTGCTGCGCAGGCCGGCCGTCCAGGCGCTGGCCCAGGCCGCCCGCTGGCTGCCCTCCTATCAGGACCCCGAACTGGCGGAGGCCCTCGGCGGGATCCTGGATCTGTGCCCCGGGGTGGCCCAGCTGCAGGTCCAGCCCGGCGACGGCGTCAGTTCTGTTACAGCGGATGGCCGCTCGGTGCTCGGCGGGGGAAGTGGCCCTGAGCTGAGCATCGGCGTGGTGCTGGTTCCCGGGGCCGATGACGTCGATGCCCGGCTTGCGCTGGCAAGTGTGCAGGCGGCACTGGCCGATGTTCAGCTGCTGCGCGAGCGTGCCGATTCGGTTCAGGTGAAGCTGGTCCGCTGA
- a CDS encoding FtsK/SpoIIIE domain-containing protein encodes MDENPPQGRHRGMMLMSLAPLAIGVVLVFVTGMWIFLLFTAASALVALAALIDATRLRRRFRRAVSAAGTRWSRRRAEALCSPGRRVRLLRARSRPGNPVASVHGRGAAVVAVGEALMDAELECAADERTSETLRHCPVRSTASISLAAGELTTVRGAHHEELCSLRWILVQLAQSFASDPPQVLVLGAGGQDHVPSGRHGGGFVNLVELRDSLTVHGTTRAGLAESLDSASMDPGSLAPVLISTMPVPRDLTAAACAAGWHVITVNPPDEPVSALIHSAGRSQSSGWELDLRRRELRRIETGVSRVLASDLRPGGLSRRTLEEHLRLGLLAQRRSQARTGLPRAFTRPLPSPLVSLGAHESLWTLIGAGPQTEETLDIVEDGPHILLAGTSGSGKSELLKSMILGWAARYAPEELNFILFDFKGGSTFHRVAELEHSLGLVTDLSQAQAERTLEAIRSELSRRERLFLDAAASDYPDYRAHRPDDPLARILVIIDEFRIFAHELPDAMDELMRLATLGRSLGLHLVLSTQRPQGVVTADIRANIGTIISLRLRSEEESRELVGTTEAAHVPRGLPGRGVIRRPGEEPVPFQGVQLQDTSAELAIRPEGDRSGPPGVSRETTPALVQALQRHLIIHGRRRTHTPLCPPLPLVLPARLEHQEVVLGLVDEPAHQVQHPLHLDVHEGQATALLGEPESGGTDALRALTRQLLLHPQEVHVYLLDGDHSLAEFRSHPRVGSWLTDENLDEVLHLLLRVQQAVQRRRATGASEDIPLVIVISAHARWHAVGQLSGAEGLEHRLSTVLGEGAGHGVSLVVSGGRELATGRLGSRISRKVYLPYGVPEDTQYLWPKLRATDPLPGRGVLLEAKEGSPGRTVQLVSDVERPRSRRATGAPALVPDSEMIRVFSLPASLPMPAPASSAVILGLTQFAHAPAVLDVDGWQLGLILGSAGTGKTNALRVLAAQTRCLLFENLRTERQPHSPAVETSEILLIDDADRLSPEEHGRVESWLGAGGRAIATARPSLNIYTRLPWSYRARGGSANFLLSPTTRSQGEVFGGQTPVFTTTTPGRAVWIRPEGTQVIQWWLH; translated from the coding sequence GTGGATGAGAATCCACCGCAGGGGCGCCATCGCGGCATGATGCTGATGTCACTGGCACCCCTGGCCATCGGAGTTGTGCTCGTCTTCGTCACCGGCATGTGGATCTTTCTGCTCTTCACCGCTGCCTCTGCGCTGGTGGCCCTGGCGGCGCTGATCGATGCGACGCGGCTGAGGCGCAGATTCCGCCGCGCGGTCTCCGCTGCCGGAACTCGGTGGTCCCGACGTCGGGCAGAGGCGCTCTGTTCCCCGGGACGCCGTGTTCGGCTTCTGCGAGCGCGCTCGCGACCTGGCAACCCGGTCGCTTCCGTCCACGGCCGCGGGGCCGCCGTCGTAGCCGTGGGAGAAGCGCTCATGGACGCCGAACTGGAGTGCGCGGCTGACGAGCGCACCTCAGAGACCCTCCGTCACTGTCCTGTTCGCTCGACGGCCTCGATCTCGCTTGCCGCCGGAGAACTGACCACAGTGCGGGGCGCTCACCACGAGGAACTCTGTTCGCTGCGCTGGATCCTTGTGCAGCTGGCACAGAGCTTCGCGTCCGACCCGCCCCAGGTCCTCGTGCTCGGAGCCGGGGGGCAGGACCATGTTCCGTCGGGCCGACACGGTGGGGGTTTCGTCAACCTCGTGGAGCTGCGCGACTCCTTGACGGTCCATGGGACGACGCGGGCGGGTCTCGCCGAGTCCCTTGACTCCGCCTCCATGGACCCTGGGTCCTTGGCTCCGGTGCTCATCAGCACGATGCCAGTGCCTCGCGATCTCACCGCGGCGGCGTGCGCTGCGGGGTGGCATGTCATCACAGTGAACCCTCCAGACGAGCCAGTCTCCGCACTCATCCACAGCGCGGGGCGATCCCAGTCTAGCGGCTGGGAACTGGATCTGCGCCGCCGTGAACTGCGCCGCATCGAAACCGGGGTCTCCCGCGTTCTGGCCTCCGATCTGAGACCAGGTGGTTTGTCTCGTCGCACCCTTGAAGAGCACCTTCGACTAGGTCTGCTCGCGCAGCGTCGATCACAAGCACGGACGGGTCTGCCACGTGCGTTCACTCGTCCCCTTCCATCACCACTGGTGTCTCTGGGGGCACATGAATCGTTGTGGACCCTGATAGGGGCGGGTCCGCAGACAGAGGAGACCCTCGACATCGTCGAGGACGGGCCTCATATCCTCCTCGCAGGGACCTCAGGCTCAGGGAAGTCGGAACTGTTGAAATCCATGATCCTCGGCTGGGCCGCCCGTTATGCTCCGGAGGAGTTGAACTTCATCCTCTTCGATTTCAAGGGTGGCTCCACCTTCCACCGCGTTGCTGAGCTGGAGCACTCCCTGGGACTGGTCACCGACCTGTCGCAGGCACAGGCCGAACGCACCCTTGAAGCGATCCGATCAGAGCTCTCCCGACGGGAGCGACTCTTCCTTGATGCCGCCGCCTCGGATTATCCGGATTACCGTGCGCACCGGCCCGACGACCCCCTCGCGAGGATCCTCGTGATCATCGACGAGTTCCGCATCTTCGCACACGAGCTGCCAGACGCTATGGACGAACTGATGAGGCTAGCGACCCTGGGACGCTCGCTGGGTCTGCACCTGGTGCTCTCCACTCAACGGCCCCAGGGTGTGGTCACGGCCGACATCCGCGCCAACATCGGCACGATCATCAGTCTGCGGCTGCGCAGCGAAGAAGAATCGCGGGAACTCGTGGGCACGACCGAGGCCGCTCATGTGCCCCGCGGCCTGCCCGGACGCGGTGTCATTCGTCGCCCCGGCGAAGAGCCGGTGCCCTTCCAAGGGGTCCAGCTCCAAGACACCTCAGCCGAACTCGCAATCCGGCCTGAGGGTGACCGCAGCGGCCCTCCTGGCGTGTCGAGGGAGACGACTCCGGCGCTGGTCCAGGCCCTGCAGAGACACCTGATCATCCACGGGCGGCGTCGAACTCACACGCCGTTGTGTCCCCCTTTGCCGCTGGTGCTTCCCGCCAGGCTCGAGCACCAGGAGGTGGTGCTCGGTCTCGTCGATGAGCCCGCACACCAAGTCCAACATCCCTTGCACCTGGACGTGCATGAGGGGCAGGCCACCGCCCTCCTGGGGGAACCGGAATCAGGAGGCACCGATGCGCTCCGGGCGCTGACCCGACAGCTGCTGTTGCATCCTCAGGAGGTCCACGTGTACCTCCTTGACGGCGACCACTCCCTCGCGGAGTTTCGCTCGCACCCCAGGGTGGGTTCCTGGCTGACAGACGAGAATCTCGACGAGGTCCTCCACCTGCTGCTCCGGGTGCAGCAGGCAGTCCAGCGGCGCCGCGCCACCGGTGCATCTGAGGACATTCCCCTGGTCATCGTCATCAGTGCTCATGCACGATGGCACGCGGTGGGCCAGCTCTCGGGGGCAGAGGGACTGGAACATCGACTGAGCACCGTGCTGGGCGAGGGCGCTGGACATGGAGTCAGCCTGGTCGTCTCAGGCGGGCGTGAGCTTGCCACCGGCAGACTCGGTTCTCGCATCTCTCGCAAGGTCTATCTCCCCTACGGAGTGCCGGAGGACACCCAGTACCTCTGGCCCAAGCTTCGCGCCACCGATCCGCTCCCTGGACGCGGAGTCCTCCTCGAGGCCAAGGAAGGATCACCGGGAAGAACGGTGCAGCTGGTCAGCGACGTGGAGAGACCACGGTCGCGACGCGCCACGGGGGCACCCGCTCTCGTCCCAGACTCGGAGATGATCCGGGTGTTTTCCCTGCCCGCCTCGCTCCCCATGCCGGCTCCCGCGTCTTCGGCCGTGATCCTCGGACTGACCCAGTTCGCTCATGCGCCAGCGGTCCTGGACGTTGACGGCTGGCAGCTCGGTCTCATCCTCGGCTCCGCGGGGACCGGCAAGACGAATGCCCTCAGAGTGCTCGCGGCGCAGACGCGCTGTCTCCTGTTTGAGAATCTCCGAACCGAGAGGCAGCCCCACAGCCCTGCGGTGGAAACCTCCGAGATACTGTTGATCGACGACGCGGACCGCCTCTCCCCGGAAGAACACGGGCGCGTCGAATCTTGGCTCGGCGCGGGAGGCAGGGCGATCGCGACGGCGCGGCCCAGCTTAAACATCTACACCCGACTTCCCTGGTCGTACCGCGCCCGAGGGGGATCAGCGAACTTCCTGCTCAGCCCGACCACTCGATCTCAGGGTGAAGTATTCGGCGGTCAGACCCCCGTGTTCACCACCACCACCCCTGGACGCGCCGTATGGATCAGACCCGAGGGCACTCAGGTCATCCAGTGGTGGCTGCACTGA
- a CDS encoding MarR family winged helix-turn-helix transcriptional regulator translates to MTASSSGTATGQDQRGRQDLTGHSPKAQAWRAFFETSAIISDRMEKRLHSSTGLRLSDYNLMLLLAEADCDQLRMGELAEGMVFSPSRLSYQVKSLEKRGMITRFADPEDRRGMTAKLTEEGRRVFEQASRLHGQHIKQLFHPALDDAEARTLKLICDQIKATATAEDQA, encoded by the coding sequence TTGACGGCGAGCAGCAGCGGTACCGCGACCGGACAGGATCAGCGAGGCCGCCAGGATCTGACGGGGCACTCGCCCAAGGCCCAGGCGTGGCGCGCGTTCTTCGAGACCTCGGCCATCATCAGTGACCGGATGGAGAAGCGACTGCACTCCAGCACAGGTCTGAGGCTCAGCGACTACAACCTGATGCTGCTGCTCGCCGAGGCCGACTGTGACCAGCTGCGCATGGGTGAGCTAGCTGAAGGCATGGTCTTCTCTCCATCCCGGCTCTCCTACCAGGTCAAGTCGCTGGAGAAGCGTGGCATGATCACCCGGTTCGCTGACCCCGAAGACCGGCGCGGGATGACCGCGAAGCTCACCGAGGAGGGTCGGCGGGTCTTTGAACAGGCCTCGCGGCTGCACGGTCAGCACATCAAGCAGCTCTTCCACCCCGCCCTGGATGACGCTGAAGCACGCACCCTCAAACTCATCTGCGACCAGATCAAAGCCACGGCCACCGCGGAGGACCAGGCTTAG
- a CDS encoding Rep family protein — protein sequence MSPTVADTRSTRFSESEHSFPVQTDDSKDASTALPEALQLLDLVGTDEDPYAEGGKWAYAKDHGGTCFFITNNEKHDSGRTLLTEETIEKALGRKGMTKWAWIKHDQDTYTAKEAKKIQGAVEGHPKADHFHIVLLRKSFATIAQIAQAFGVPPNQVEPKPPSAFLDLVEYLTHENPNQVNQGKHVYDDSEVTANFDWRPELDEHKQNRAAGGKGNKDKKTVDQWVERIAEGEATLKGIRTEAQAGKQLALYNRNRTLLKDARSDYLLHQSPPRRRTNYYICGVKGNARKGRTGKTQLARLFARSLFRDFDADECYHEAKDKRVPLQTYKGQPVIIWDDYSPVDLMDALGGRTGVWQVFDDHPGADDVNIKYGSVRLIHEVNIITRVTPYQDFLDGLAGTFTDRSGVQHKAEDPNQAWGRFPMVFEVTQDSISLLVNQGFIDDTDDFRAFKKVATMQTSMKQVMSALDSVEDDEEREAARALVGERLLAPMLQQHAALQPNPSRTAQDVLGELLPSIAVITGDDLAAFESAQEAQNKAALDARIEAAKAAAAESSGVPADDLIRFRSLPPTVMEGWMTPHSFPY from the coding sequence GTGTCCCCCACCGTTGCGGACACTCGTTCCACTCGTTTTTCGGAGTCAGAGCACTCGTTTCCGGTCCAAACCGACGATTCAAAAGATGCGAGTACGGCTCTGCCAGAAGCACTGCAGCTTCTCGATCTGGTGGGAACTGACGAAGACCCCTACGCCGAAGGTGGTAAATGGGCCTACGCGAAAGACCACGGTGGCACCTGCTTCTTCATCACGAACAACGAGAAGCACGACAGCGGTCGGACGCTGCTCACTGAAGAAACCATCGAGAAGGCCCTCGGCAGGAAGGGCATGACCAAGTGGGCTTGGATTAAGCACGACCAAGACACTTATACCGCCAAAGAGGCCAAGAAGATCCAAGGAGCGGTGGAAGGTCATCCGAAGGCCGACCACTTCCACATCGTGCTCCTGCGCAAGTCGTTTGCCACTATCGCTCAGATCGCTCAGGCCTTCGGTGTTCCTCCCAACCAGGTGGAGCCGAAACCCCCCTCCGCATTTCTCGATCTGGTGGAGTATCTGACTCACGAGAACCCGAACCAGGTGAACCAGGGCAAGCACGTCTACGACGATTCAGAGGTGACAGCCAACTTCGACTGGCGGCCCGAGCTCGACGAACACAAACAGAACCGCGCTGCAGGCGGCAAGGGCAACAAAGACAAGAAGACCGTCGACCAGTGGGTCGAGCGGATCGCGGAGGGTGAGGCGACCCTAAAAGGAATCCGCACGGAAGCCCAGGCAGGGAAGCAACTGGCCCTCTACAACCGGAACCGCACGCTACTGAAGGACGCGCGTAGCGACTACCTGCTGCATCAGTCCCCACCACGGCGCAGGACGAACTACTACATCTGCGGCGTGAAGGGCAACGCCAGAAAAGGCCGCACGGGCAAGACGCAGCTCGCACGACTGTTCGCGCGCAGTTTATTCAGAGACTTCGACGCTGACGAGTGCTACCACGAGGCCAAGGACAAACGGGTCCCGCTTCAGACCTATAAGGGCCAGCCCGTGATCATTTGGGACGACTACAGTCCCGTCGACCTCATGGACGCACTGGGTGGACGAACTGGGGTGTGGCAGGTCTTCGATGACCACCCGGGCGCTGACGACGTAAACATCAAGTATGGGTCTGTGCGGCTGATCCACGAGGTGAACATCATCACCCGCGTAACCCCGTACCAGGATTTCCTCGATGGTCTGGCTGGGACGTTCACGGACAGATCCGGGGTCCAGCACAAAGCAGAGGATCCGAACCAGGCATGGGGACGATTCCCCATGGTCTTCGAGGTCACACAGGACTCCATCAGCCTCTTGGTGAACCAGGGGTTCATCGACGACACCGATGACTTCCGGGCGTTCAAGAAGGTCGCCACCATGCAGACCAGCATGAAGCAAGTCATGAGCGCACTCGACAGTGTCGAGGACGACGAAGAGCGTGAGGCGGCTCGGGCTCTGGTAGGCGAACGGCTGCTCGCCCCAATGCTCCAACAGCACGCGGCCCTGCAGCCCAATCCCTCTCGGACGGCCCAGGACGTCCTGGGTGAACTGCTGCCCAGCATCGCAGTCATCACCGGCGACGATTTGGCTGCCTTCGAGTCAGCCCAAGAGGCGCAGAACAAAGCTGCCCTGGATGCCCGGATCGAGGCCGCGAAGGCGGCGGCTGCCGAATCCTCCGGCGTTCCAGCAGACGACCTCATCAGGTTCAGGTCGCTACCTCCCACTGTGATGGAAGGCTGGATGACGCCGCACAGCTTCCCCTACTGA